In Scylla paramamosain isolate STU-SP2022 chromosome 8, ASM3559412v1, whole genome shotgun sequence, the sequence ttaatggcgcacgtctcatttttacgctgagcgacgttcctttctatgaaaggtttcaggtatggagcctgtctgaagctatatatagcatgaacacattgtatttccagtccaagtgagagtaaaagttgcagcaattccagactgatgagatgatctttcagtcccttatgactggccacgagtttatgatttttcctccccagcttacgaccctcagcttctaacagtcttttactgtacggcgagatgtcatcttctgtaatagtcatgtgtgcgaggcacagagggaactcgtccgtgatccgagccacgtcgggggaaacgtcacagctgtctaaatgcagccagtaaccgacgtcgccatctgtcgcatgattctggatgccaacttcaaaaaaatcatccatctctgactgagaaagctttttgatgtcacccataggcaggggggaacacataacgcttgcatataatgaattatagtccagataaaacacataggtgccgggtccaccgtcgggttcgtggtttgactgcaggtgtggcctgacgcaagttacaaagcctcctcgtacatttcttttgatcaggtgatacatgttagggtcgtaaggtggatcaagttgaacgcctgtcgactttaaaaaagcgtcataagcataagaagacagtgacacgtaatgtgacacgtccagcccataaaattcatgcaggtatgatctatatttgagatatgtgtcggctaataatcccacatcaatctcacaatacagtcttatgtaatcgcctaaagtgcggcaggatgtcatactccacacgctttgagcgtgttcatattctccaggtggcagagccttccccttgagcgtgtcataaaatgcctcatgaggtggcaattgtcgatcttctaagcggccaaggtcggtgatgtactcataacaaagaaactgtttttgagtgcaaattacacgccttacatcctcggggaggtaattcaccatttcctgggcgtaacgcgtgctatagcccgcctgcacgtgactctgagcgagatgaccgaggccagcattcataatggaaagcgtgtcctgaaactgcaattccttaatccttactttcaataaatgcgattctgacttggcaaggatgtccacgtgcgactctggcgagtgaaggtcttttatgattaaggagacgtcaaagctcatattatgtgccagagtgatgagatatttcctcatgtcacgacactggaggttgcatcgTGCGCACAAagccccttgtaattattttgtggtaatgagtggtcgtgatgtttatgaggtggggttttcacattaaagggttgatggcagagctcgcagtgacgctgacgtttgaagtgggcttcatcctccgcagacatgctaattggatagctaactacactttccttgatgattccccaagcattggataggctatcaatgaaattattcacgggatcttcaccgaaataacttctcttttccacgacatctccatgcctattgatgatgagatacgagtatccaattgggtcatgttcagctatcacactcctattctccttaggttttatcatagtttcaaaatcaaaaaatgctaagtatgcaggctgataggtgtaggaaaaatttttaaattttactttttcaccgtcacctggaaagagaagagtttgagtgaagtcgcagtgacactcgtgatcgctcaaactgacagacttgggaactgagctgaaacatactttgcaaaactgatgaccctTTGGGGTGGGGCTGCTTCTCGTCAATTtccggtgcagcttctccacgtctttaatgagcgtcatatgttttccacctagtaaaaggagtgagactacagttttatacttccgcgagccttttcttgataatgttaaatagtatatctcaccgctttttgtcagtgtataaacgtccagagacagacaatttaacctttctaactgactcaagttctcccaagtcactggactgcctacttttccgcgcgtgacgtatttctctccgccatgccgtctccgtaatatttttggaattcttttccaaggtacacctcgagcatgaagtctgaaagccgccaaacactgaataacacaggatgaatgtcggccatcaggattgaaaatttcattccctcctcgcacgcctctaggataagcaacataatctcctatgccactacatgcgacgtgcaagcaatagttgatgaaaaaattctgaactcttgaaatgataaaaccagatccttcagtctcgctggtaaggctttccagccgactgttcagctgatggatccataaatcaacaaggtcaggcacatcttgataggtgatcagtcgtgctctaaaagcaatatgaatgactcgatgttcatcctcgcctaaggtagagaatttcactagtaacagagaaatgtgtgaaaatattttcagggtgggggggaatggcgagccgtgtgacgtgaaatatgatctaatttcccgtataaagaactccctgtattcggtaagtagaccgagtggatttctgcttacatgatcaggtatgtcatattgatgtctggtgaagctcctcataaaattttccctcgagtCAATTAACCGCGGCTCTTCCGACATCCCGCGCTCGTCAAGGTCTGCATCCGCCGACTCTCCTGCCATGCTGCGCTCATCGTGGTCCGCCTCcgcttgtggcgtgtctgggaagaaaaaatagaagtagcagcgacagtttattattattattattattattattattattattattattattgaattgatatttaccttgtgtaggtagtgaaggacttgaagtctcggaagaattgaatacactcggtcccggccgtggcgagtcttaaaaaaaaagaatattagtagtggcggtggcaccgtatttattgctttattatttgtagtattttttttttttctcacctcttcccccgcctccgcgTGGGATGTCGCCTTGTGACGTCCGCCGACGTGGGCCTTCTACGCCGCCGTTCTGCTCAACCTCAATCGAGTGTgagcctgtacaggaagatgtgctcagagctcaaacttgtaaagattgacagtcatttcatctttattattatacattcccgccaaaataaataataatgcttaccagaagaagcaggattgccaacttcgcaggtgtgttctggcggtggatgtggaaacagaagtccacaccgctcgcataaatcacactggtcttccacacatgaggggcaggatggattagtgcgccatctcccacacacttcacataaaatccgcgcctctgctgttccacagtgaacacccgttttcttttcttttttttctataacattgtcaacactttgtcacggccgccatgccgcgcggggaaacactgaagcttcccgcGCAGATGGTCGCGAGGCCCGTGCCTTGACTCggaagtaggcaacacctgcctgtttcattatcctccactccacccattatcccaccttcatcgattctcttcaaaattttacgtccgagacgcaaagttaacgtggtcttatatgtaacacgcaagtaacactgttttccccatcttcaaactgaataggtttgcctctttgattagcaattttgatggccacactctctatagttgatgcagaaagtggtttatacgtaattgaattcgcacctttactggtgctgtcgccggggagtggtatgacgtctaatatattaactagttggttGCCAAATCGCGAGGGggaaatgatgtcggtataaacgtacatataatccgtccctgcatcagctcgcggtacgtattgagcgaataattttatgggtgatgaggaggaagcttcgCTGGCGTCGGAAGATGAAATGCCGtcgccagatctttgaaagtagacggtgtagcgaaaatttggattgaaacccagaatgtgagctatatgcgatgcaaattttatacttatatcactgtaaatacgatcgtcattaggagggacaatcgcgttattcacaacgacccgctccaagtcgcggtcataataaatgatatccgagtaagggaaatagatcttaaaggagtcattcaagattgcttgaagttctctcactatctgtccattaattgccttagttatggccggtatgttcttatcggtaaaattggagatgatattcctttccggtagataggtatacatattatattcatacatatcaaagtctgactgcttaacccgaccatagaacgatatactggaatttggatccccttccgcaatgcagtagaaatatttagggaataaaatattacacaggccgacttcataatccctgccggtgtctaaatgaatgggtaagattctgttttcaaattctgttgttgtgttgttgggaaatgacctaccacctgcaagagaagataggtatacgtatatatcgtcactatctctcaatgacatgttttttaaaccctgtcaactaacagactgactttaaactttacctTTTCATGACATATATACGTCGGCAGACTGGAGATTATGGCGGTACGGCGTGg encodes:
- the LOC135103182 gene encoding uncharacterized protein LOC135103182, which translates into the protein MAGESADADLDERGMSEEPRLIDSRENFMRSFTRHQYDIPDHVSRNPLGLLTEYREFFIREIRSYFTSHGSPFPPTLKIFSHISLLLVKFSTLGEDEHRVIHIAFRARLITYQDVPDLVDLWIHQLNSRLESLTSETEGSGFIISRVQNFFINYCLHVACSGIGDYVAYPRGVRGGNEIFNPDGRHSSCVIQCLAAFRLHARGVPWKRIPKILRRRHGGEKYVTRGKVGSPVTWENLSQLERLNCLSLDVYTLTKSGEIYYLTLSRKGSRKYKTVVSLLLLGGKHMTLIKDVEKLHRKLTRSSPTPKGHQFCKSDVEASSPRMEQANKRFILRTAGEYAITLHGI